The window AGGAGGACGTCCTGCATCATTACTGCCATACTCATCACGTGGAGGAAAAAAGAAGATCAGGATCCCCTGGAGATCCTCGGATGACGTTGTGGCATGGCATTGGGAGAAGTCCGGCTGCTTCTCAGTCCGGAGTGCTTATAAGCTGGCTGTGGATACCCGGGATTTAAACTCGCTTCAGGGTGCATCGAGCAGTCACCCGGATGGCCACCGCCTAGTATGGAAGAAATTTTGGGCACTACCAATCCCACACAAGGTACGCGTCTTTGGCAGATCAAATAAGAAGCGAAGGAATCTGGAACGGGAGGATACCCGTGCTATTTGTGGTGCAGGCCCGGAGACAGCGTTTAATTTCATGCTGCTGTGGGTTGTAGGCATGCAAAAACTTTACGTGAAAATATGAGGAAGGCCTGGACACTACCTGCAGAAAGTTTGCTCTATGATTCCGGCCCGGAGTGGCTCCTGCACATCGTAGGCACGGCAGACGTGGAGGAGGTAGCCAGACTTATGCTCATCCTATGGAGGGCTTGCATTGGTTTGTTCGTAACGAATGGGTTCATGCAGAACGTTGGATTCGGGGTGACGTCTCGGTAAACTTCCTAGTTGCCTACTGGGAGTCCCTGTCCTTGAACTCCCCTCCTGGGATGGCTGAGGACAAGGGCAAACAAGCAGTGTCACCGCAAAGCTTGCTGAGGGTTGGCGCAGGCACTCGGGCCATGAAACCATGGGAACCCCCAGAGGAAGATTGGATTAAGGTGAATGTAGATGGTGCATTTGTGGAACAGACAGGAAAGACGGGTGTTGGTGTGGCCATTAGATATCATAAAGGGACGGTGCTCCTTTCGGCATGGATGGTGGTTCATGATGCTAGATTGGCGGAGGAGGTTGAAGCACAAGCGTGCAGCGAGGGGTAGATGTTGGCTGCGGAATGGAACTCTTGCCCGACGATCCTAGAATCGGACTGCTCCACGGTCATCAAGTATCTGGACAGGCCAACGTCCCAGGGAACGGCCTACGGCTTCATCGTCAGTGAAGCGGTGGAGGCGTCTCGGAGGCTACCTAGGGTCATTTTTCAGCATGTAGGGAGAGAGTCTAATGTTTtagcacatgaacttgctcagCTCGCTGTGCGATTGAATCATAGCGCGGTCTGGAGCGGTCGCTTTCCTGTTTGTGTCGAGCGCTGTGTCGCTCAGGATGTAAACGCTCAAGTCATTGAATTAATCTCCcccttttcgcaaaaaaaaaaaaagattactaTGGTTCAAAGGCACGAGTTACCTTTAGCTTCATCCTGTGCGTCCATTCCACATCCAACATACCATAGCGATTCAAAGGAAAAACAGCTATGACTTCATCGTTTCCCAGCCCAGGCAAGCAATATCCTTCGGAGCCCAGGTGCCACGCCGACGCGCCGTGAGGGTCCGCTGTCCACACAGCTCggatgagagagaaagaggagggCCGGGCTACCGCTGGAATCCCATGGAGGAGGGGGCCGGCATCATCTTCGTCGCATTGCTCGCGAGCACATAAACCCCATTAATGGCGTGCTGCGGGAGCTCGCGGACCAATCATGCCTCATCAGGCCTATAAACGGCGATGTCGAGGAGCTTCGTTCTCTATGCTTGCGTCAATCCAGCAAGATCGCCAAGACAACCCATTGCTCTAGCAAGCAATCCAATTTCTTCATTTTTATCCCCAAAATCTGCCCTATCCAGTCCTTGCGTTGCTGGCTTGAGCTCAATTGTGCGGCCATGGCGGATGGGAGCGGTTCGGTTACTTATGCTAGACTGAACGATGAAGTCCTAGCTATTTTTCATTGGATTGCCATGGGTCGTTGGATGTAGGATGAATGCATGGGATGAAGCTAAAGGTAAGGCCTGGGAGGAATCTAGGTCCTGCTGATATGAGCAGTCTCACTCTTGGTTGGTTCCTGATAAGCAGAGTTCTACACGCGGTTGAATTCAGATTCAAGCTGGCAGCTGCAACGGCCGTGCAGTCGCGGCTTCTCAACACCCGGGTGGACGGCCAGTCAAAAGTCAAAACtgccgaacaaagcgcacacctgaccggcgggcgggcgggcggcggcttcctCCCGCCAtacccgccgcgcgccgcgggaTGGCGACCTTTTTGGCGGCTCAACTCCGTCCGTGTCCGTCGCCTCTATATAGCCCGGCTCCACACTGCATGCTGCGCAGACACGCTAGTCAACCCGCCCACGTCTCCCGGTCCCCACCGCCTCTGCCGCGGCGCGCGCAGGGAAAGGATGCCCACGCCTCGCCACggccgcgcgctgctcgccgcgctgctcgcGTCAGCGCTCGCCGCGGCCAGCCCGCAACCCTCGCCGCCCGGCATCTACGATGACTACATGTCCGGCCAGGTGCACGTCAGCAAGGCCATGAtcgcgctcctcgccgccgtcgtcgcggtGTTCGTCTTCATCGCCTTCTTCACCGTctacctccgccactgctccggCGGCTacgcgctcaggcgcgacgaCGACCGCGGCGCCGCCCCCAATTTCGacgccttcatctcgcgctcgcggaggcagcggcgcccCCACGGGCTCGACGCCGAGGTGGTCGAGGCGTTCCCCACCATGAAGTACGCCGAGGCCAGGGCGCTGCAGGTCGGGAAGGGCGGCGCGCTCGAGTGCGCTGTCTGCCTCAGCGAGTTCGAGGACGAGGAGCGGCTCAGGCTGCTGCCCAAGTGCAGCCACGCCTTCCACCCGGAGTGCATCGGCGAGTGGCTCGCCAGCCACGTGACCTGCCCCGTCTGCCGCTGCAACCTCGACCCTAACAAGGATACGAGTAGCGACGAAGACGCGAGCTTCCCGTCGATTCCTGTAGCGAGCAGCATCTCCAGCGAAACAGCGGTTGAACGGATGGGTGATGGTCCGCTACCAGTGGCCGGGGTGATCGATGTGGTaaccgaggaggaggaagaggagcggAGGCAGGAGGCGCTGGAGCTGCAGCAGATAGGGACCCAGCGGCGAGCCATGCGGTCGCGGtcgggccgccggccggcgccgacGCAGCTCGCCCGATCGCACTCTACGGGCCACTCCCTCGCCGTCCGGCTCGACCGCGACATGGAGCGGTTCACGCTGCGGCTGCCGGAGCACGTGCGCAGGGagatcgtcgccgccggcgagcacagCTCGCAGTTGCGACGCGGGCGAAGAGCCGGGGAAGgaagcagccgcggcggccgcagcgCCCCCCTCGGCCGGGCGGGCAGATGGCAATCGCTTCTTGCGAGGACGTTCTCCGGGAAGCTCTCGTTCTTTTCGGCGTCCAGGATGACGGTTAGCTCCGACAGGGGAGAAGTGTCTTCCACGTCGTCCACGAGGCTTAGAGGGAAGCGCGTAGCCGCCGTCGATGCCGCCGACGTTCCTACTAAGGCGAGCGTCCGCCTTGACCGCATTGGAGGCAGCGTGTCCGGTGCAAAAGCTGGCGCTGcgtccggcgaggcggcggcgaaggcggcggaggcggacaaGGAGAAGGCGGTTACGCAGCAGCTTCCGACGTAGAACGGGAACAGCAGATTTGAACGTAGAAACTTGAAAGTTAGTCTTCTTTCACACGCGAAAGAAAATGGGGTTCTTTCGGTCTTATGGGCAACAGGGTGCTGATTTCCTGCTGTAATCGTCCTACTGCTCGAAATGAACTTGAGAATTGAGATGTTCAAAATGTAATTATAATTTTGTACAGCAGCAGAACCATAAGGCAAAAGCCTTAGACATGGCTGAACAAATgtttggattttcttctctgTTTATGTGTCGTCTGAGTTCTGAAGTTGTGTACTTGTGCTTTACTTTGTACCCCGGATCCGTTCCGTTGCTATGCACTTAAGCAGACTTCTCATGCGTTTTTGTTCATAAGTAGGTACTATGGTATAAGTTCAGATAGGACTCGACATCGCAGTTATCTTTATCTTGCTCTGAATCTTAGTAGTATGGTGTGTATCCGATGAAGTGAATTCACAGACTTCACCTCAAACTATTTGCAATCAATCGAAATAGGTACTATGGTATAAGTTCAGATAGCATTTCGTACCATCGTAAGAAAGAGCTGCTACAACCATTGTATACCAGAAATTGGGAGCGAAATGGTTCAATGGCTAAACAATGTGTAAGTGAAGAAATGCTACAACTGTTGTATTCCAGAAATTGTGTGCTCATGGTTCAGAACCAAGCTGCTGCAGCTTTGTTCacacttcttttcttttcttttatgggAGCGTTGCTCACTATTTAAACTTTTGCCTGAAATTTAACACTGTAAAAATCAGTTAATGCTTAAAATATGCATTCCTATCTTTAATTTGTTCCTCTTTTTTCGCGAAGTTGCCTGGGCAAGCATCTTTAATCTGTCCATCAAAACAATTCAACGTACCCCTAAGCAGCAGAGAAGTCAAATGTGAAAACTTAATATCAATTAATCAATTATCTTGTTATCAATCATCGATCTGACTTCCTTCTAGATGGAAAGCGACGGAGGCCGGACAAAATGACAGCAGTTTCATCGATGCGACTCGAGAGGTCGGCTGGAGGAAACGATGACGTTTTTACTTGACTTTTTACGTGCACGCCGTGAAGAAAAAGGGAATCAACAATCAACTACGCAGACTCGGAAGTGCACGCACTCTAGATGGAAAACAGAAAGGCAGCGATTTGGTTAAGCTGTTTGTAACAACAGAGATTTCTTCAGTTTGATCACTAATTTCCGCGCAACTGTGATATTTCACAATATTCATTGGAAGTTTATACACAAATTTGATTCTCTGCCCAGTCGTTCtgaattttgaaaacattttatATTTACGAATGTTGTCGACAAAAACATGTCTTTGCAAAGCGAGCGGCGGCAAAAACATGAGGCTCAAACAAACCCATGGGCCGTGCGCGCGCTCGTGGGCTGCGTGGCCGAGTGGGCTTCGGTTTTGTCCCAAGCGACCGCAAATGGGCTGTGCACTCGAGCGAGCAAGCTGTCGGCCCACCCGCTCAGGGATGGCCCCCGCGAATTCGGGTGCGTTTGCGGCGAAAATCCACCCGCAGCGAAACCCACGGGCCAGGAGAAACTCGCCCGCGACAAATTCGCGAGTGGATTTTTACACCCGCATCCGCACCTGCTAGGTTTTGGGCGGGTTTTGGGTGCCCACTAATTTGGCAagatatactataaaaatagaCAGCTTCATAATTTGAATAGACAAACAATTGATTTCAGCTAGCAACAAAGCAATAATCTATAAGTTCGAAAGTCTCTGCTACAACAAATCATAATTCAACAACACAACAATTAGAATGAACTAGAGTTTCCATATATTTATATGATAAATAGTGTTGAATTGAATTATATTTATAGATATGGTGCAGATGTAATTTAGACCCGCATCCGCACCCGTCAGGTCTAAAATCCGCGAGTGCAATTGCCATCCCTACCACTCTCCTGCGCTTCGGCTTTGTCGCTGGTGAAATCCCCATCCCCATTTTGCCACCAGCGAGCGCAGACATCGCCGGGCgcacctccggccgccgcgcagcGGTGGTAATCGCAATTCCCAATTCTCCAGACGCTCCTACGCAAGCCATCATCCACTCCGACCTCCAAATCCACCACCATCCTGCCTGGCCCCCGCTCCCAGACCCCGTGATGAACCTTCCTTCCCGGGTCCGCCATCTCCGCCGCTTACTCGCGGCCGCGCCCTTGCCAACCCTTGGCGCCACACACTCCTCCAATCCATCCTCCTTCCGACCGCCGCACCCCACCAGAATCCTGCCGCTGCGGTTCCGTCCACCAATCCTCCCAACGCGCCGGCTCTTCTCCGAGCACGCCATCCTCCCCACTCACCTCCAGGACGAGCGCTTCGCCGCGCTTTCGGATAGGATCTATGATGCCGTCATTAAGACGGAGGCGGAATCCAGCGAGGGCACGGAGGCCGCTCTCGACGCGTTGGGCGCCGAGCTGACTACCCCGCTCGTCGCCGACGTGCTGCACCGCCTCCGCTACGAGGAGAAGCTGGCGTTCCGGTTCTTCGCCTGGGCGTCCCACCAGGATGGGTACAGCCACGAACCGGCCACTTACAACGACATCATCGACATCCTCTCCGGCACGCGGTACAAGAGCCGACAGTTCGGTGTCCTCTGCGACGTGCTCGACCACATGAAGCGCCACGGCACGAGGTCGGTGCCGGTTGAGGAACTGCTGGCGATCCTGCGCGCCTATACGGAGAAGCACCTCACGCACATGAGGAAGCTGGCCAAGAAGCGGCGGGTTCGGATGCGTACGCCGCCAGAGACCGACGCGCTCAACGCGCTGCTGGACGCGTTCTGCAAGTGTGGGATGGTCAAGGAGGCAGAGGCGGTGTTCGGCCGCGTGAAGAGGAGGTTGCTGGGTAATGCCGAGACATACAGTATCCTGTTCTTTGGGTGGTGCCGAGCGAGGGACCCCAAGAAGGCCATGAAGGTGCTCGAGGAAATGATTCAAATGAAGTACACCCCGGAGAGTTTCACCTACATTGCAGCCATCGATTCATTTTGCAGCGCTGGATTGGTGTCAGAGGCAAGGGAGTTGTTTGAGTTCATGAGGACTGAGGGATCGACGATATCATCACCCACAGCCAAGGCGTATTCGATTATGATTGTTGCGCTAGCAAAGGCTGATCGGATGGAGGAGTGTTTTGAGCTGATTTCAGATATGAGAAGTAGTGGGTGTATGCCTGATGTATTGACTTACAAAGATTTGATTGAAGGGATGTGCTTGGTGCATAAACTGGATGCTGCCTATCGTGTGTTGGAGGAGATGGGAAAGGCTGGATTTCCTCCTGACATTGTCACCTACAATTGCTTTCTTAAGGTTCTCTGCAGTCTTCGAAAGGCTGATGATGCACTTGAACTTTGTGAGACAATGATAGAGGCGCATTGCGAGCCCAGTGTTCATAGCTATAACATGCTGATGGTGATGTTCTTTGAGATGGGAGAGGCGCATAGAGCTTTAGATATCTGGCATGAGATGGACAGAAGGGGATGTAGACGTGCTATTGATACCTACGAAATAATGATTGATGGTCTGTTTGACTGCGGAAGAACAGAAGATGCAAGTGCTCTTCTAGATGAGGTTATAAAGCGTGACATGAAACTTTCATACAAGAAGTTTGATGCTATAATGCTGCGTTTATCAGCTGTAGGCAACCTTGGCGCGATACATCGATTGTCTGAGCATATGAGGAGATTTTACAATGTTGCGATGTCAAGACGATTTGCAATCActcagaagaagaagagcataGGCCTGAGAAGGAAATGAGTGCCATTACTATTGATGCTGTGGTTTTTTGTTACTGTGGATAATCAGGAACTTATTCAAAGGTAAGTGATGCTGTGGTTTCTCTGATTCTATTATCAGCTATTGGTGGTCAATATAATAAAAATGTCTGTGGCTTGTTGTTTATACATGGTGTTTAAGTTTGTTCATGCAATCAGCAGTACATCTAaagtggcaaaaaaaaaagcgaaTTTCAATCAAGTTCTTTTCTTATGGTATATATATCCCACACTTGATGCCATACTGGTGAACTTGTTTGGTACCACGACCTCTCCTCACCCCAAAAATTAGTGCAAGGCCTGTTAGAACTGTAATGAAATCTATGTATATATAGAAATTTAATATGAAGTAGGATATTTGTCTTTCGTTACGCGGAATACTAATCTGGATATGCCATTATGTGATATCCTTATCCAATTGCCCAATATTTGCATGCTGAATATGAATATTCCTTTGTTTTTTCAATGTACTAAGGATCATTTAGGGTTAATTTACTGGATGAATTATATTGGCTTAGTATATTCTTTTTTCAAGACCCAGACACCCAGTGTTTTGAAAATGTGTTTACTTGACTAATCGCAAGTAGTTGGGGACTCAATGAGTTCCTGTCACTGATTTTAAGACCTAATCTTTACTGAAAGATAGGTAGGAAACTGAGCTTATTTACTTTGTCATTCTAGAGCCAACATTACCAACTGAACTGTCATTCTGGAGCTAACACCACCAATTGAGCACAACTACTTGTCATTGCTCCATGATAGTTCAGTTGGTGATGTTAGCAACTACTATGCACAATAGAAAAAATTGACCATCCAGATCATTAGTAGCTTGGCTACCTAAGACATTCCAAGCACGCTATAAGCCAGATAGGAGTTATCTTTATCCTAAACATGATTCTATTGTGCAGGATGGTTGATGTATGCCAGCACATATTGTTATAGTAATCTGGAGTTCAAGAAGCACACTGCATGGACTCATTCATTTGTTGAACTGAACCAGGACTGTGAATATCATTGCATTTAATTTACATAACATGTACAAggtacacccccccccccccaaaccccACCATTGCCTCAAGAAGTATTATCTGCAGCCTTATTTTCTTTTAATCCTGTGAAGCAGGTCTCTTTTATGGCGTCCTTGTTCATGTGTGAAAGCAGATATGGCTTGGGAAATTTGTGATTGATTAACCATGGTACAAGGGTGTACAATATATAGGCAAGGAGATCCTAGGGTTTATGGAAATGGCACCCAATCAAGGAGATCCTTGCCTAATACAgatatacaacaacaacaacaacagtagCATAGCCTTTTATCCCAAGCgtgttggggtaggctagagttgaaacccaaaagacacaaaggtcacggttcaggcacgttgatagctagtctacAAGTGCTCTTATCCAAAGCTACCTCCTCAGGGATATCTTAATCTTTAAGGTCTCTtttaaccgactcgtcccaagtcagtttaggtctacctctacccctctttaccttatcgACACGCTTTAGCACCCTACTACACACCGGCGCCTCaagaggcctccgttggacatgtccaaaccatctcaaccgatgttgggtaagtttctccacaattggtgccacccctaccctttcccgaataatttcgttccggactctattcctccttgtgtgcccgcaaaaccaccgcgacatccgcatctctgctgcactcagttgctggacatgtcgccttttttaggccaacattcagcaccgtataacatcgctgGGCGAATCGCTGTCATATAGAATTTACCTTTTTAGTTTTTGTGGCACTCTCCTGACACAGAGGACACCAGAAGATTGAcgtcatttcaaccagccatATGAGATTCTatacctaacatcttcatcaatgtcgccatccttttgtagcatcgaacctaaataccgaaaagtgaCCTTCTGGGCCACCATTGCCTAATACAGATATCACCTACCATGAACCCAAGAGGCTGCTGGGCTGCTAAGCCCATGCGCCTGGCCCTACTAGGCCTGCTGCAAATACTGTCTAACAATGTGGGTTCCTTATGCTCAAACAAAACATGTACTCCTGTGTAAGCCTAAAACTAAATTTCCTTCCGTTAAACATGCGACCTACACCACATTCGTCAACTCTCTACATATTTCTGAATATCGATTTATGGGTTATTTCAAAACTCAGCTGCTCAAGGAAACATTTTACTGATAGCTTGTTACAAGTTCGTTTTCCCTAAAATGGGATGGAGTTGCACCCTTACCTTTATTGCTACTGTGTTTGTATGTAGTGGGTGACAATGACTGGAATTTGGTTGTTTTGTCTAGTGTCCAAAGTTGAAACCTAACTTCAGTATATTTAGTGTGTGCACCACAGCTGCACCAAACTTGTGGTGCTAATTGTGGCTACAGATGCTAACTAGTGAATAGAAATATGCACTCTAGCAATCACAAAAGATTAGAGTGAAACAAACAGATGACTTGCTAGTGAGTGGTGACCAAGAAATTTGGTAGACCTCTAATTTGGTATAACTGAACCAAGATTCGATCACTGGAGCGAGTAGATAGATGGACATGGACATGGACTATAGTCGTTTGGTACTTGCCCGCTTGCTGCATGGACGTAGGAGTATCAGCTATCGGGTAACTTTCAGGTCTTCAATGATCCTAGCATTAAGCTTCATCAGGCTTTAACTAATGTTCAGTCTTGTACCTCCGTACTTGCAGGTAACGGCTACTGGTTATCAACAACATGACCAGCGTGTCACTCTGGATCTTGTGCAGTTGCTGTACCAAGCAATCAACAGCAATGAACTAAAGGCTCCTGCGAGCTAGACTTAGGACGGCCATAGCTGCACGGCCTTTCTCCAGCTGAGCCTGAGAACCTGGAACACACCGTGACAATAAACCCTTGAATTGATAACTGTCCATTCGGGTTTTTTCACAGAAGAAccgtccatccatcggattCCTTCAACAAGCGAGCGCTGAGCGCAGATGAAGTTCTCTGAAGTCGAGACCTTGCGGGGGCCCGGCCGCCCGGGCGAGTGCTTCGGGTGTCGCGATGTTCAGGAGTCCCGAGGTAAAATATGGCTGTGGCCTGTGGGCTGTGGCTCTGACAAAAAATATCAGCCCTGTTTAGATTTTTACCCGAAAATCCgtaaacatgaaaaaaaagtcACATCTAATGTTGGGATTCATGcatgagtattaaatgaagtctatttataaatttttttgcatggatgagctgtaaatcgcgagacgaatctaatgagcctatttaatctatgatttataataataatgctatagtaactatccgttaattatggattaatcataaattaattagcattattagattcgtatCGCAATTTACAACACATCTATGAAAAAactttgtaaatagattttatttagtacttcaaattagtaagattctaacgcaaaatttttacatgtaaagaactaaacaaaCACAGCCAATGGCTATGCGTGATTTCTCCGGGTTCCCATCGGTGCGTGATTCTTCGAGGCAAGCAGCTGTCGGACGCTTCAGTCTGTGAAATCtgcatctcttttatttttctttttggctACTCTATTCTCGCGGAGGAATCTGTATGCAGTAACCACATGTGGAAAGAAAAGGAATCAAAACATGCCGTGTGTGTTTTTCCTGGAACGTTAAAATTCCCTATCCTTCATGTACCACGTTTTAGACCAAGGGAGCGTTTAATTTCCAAAAAAGTTTGCCCAgtatctgtcacatcgaattttcggacacatgtatagaatattaaatgcagttaaaaaataactaatttacACAATGTAACTGATTATGATGaatttttaagtctaattaatttatgatttgacattaattatcaaataacaacgaaatgtgctacagtatccaaatccaaatttttcaccaactaaacacccccaaCTTCAAGAGATTTTCTATATCTCTACTTATtgttagaaatagaaattttgatgaaaaattaaCCTCCAACGGATTCTCTAAGAGCATCTTCAAGAACTCTTATATCTTGGGTAAGTTTTCAAAAAAAGGAAGACAAAAAATTCAATCTAACAGAAAACTCTATATGTCTCGTCTTCTATCCTCGTTTTCTATCCAAGGGTGCCGCTGGGCATCTTTGCCTAGTGCTGAGCGCTagccattttttttttggattttggagaAGCTGTTGGATTTCATTCCTTTTTCGCTAGCTATTTCGTTTTACATAATAGCTATATCAGAATTTTAGCTATTCATaaatacaagagctcttggagatgctttaAGTGGTTATCCAAATGTGATCATTTTCCATTTCACGTTTCTAGCAAGCTAAAGATAGATAATAAAAATGAATAAAAATGAGTGTACAAAGGATATAGAAAAATTGTTGGAGCGTGAAAACATATAGAAAACAATTTTTATGCCTGAAGCTCTTCAAATAATAATTTAAAGAgtcaaatttagaaaaaaaaactcctctTATGATTTACTTCACTCTACTATGCTGCAAACATTCATCACCAGCCTGAACTGAAGAGATTCATCATTTGGGAGAACATGAACACATGCCGCCCGACCGTGCGATTTAAGCGGTGC is drawn from Panicum virgatum strain AP13 chromosome 1N, P.virgatum_v5, whole genome shotgun sequence and contains these coding sequences:
- the LOC120653817 gene encoding E3 ubiquitin-protein ligase ATL31-like — protein: MPTPRHGRALLAALLASALAAASPQPSPPGIYDDYMSGQVHVSKAMIALLAAVVAVFVFIAFFTVYLRHCSGGYALRRDDDRGAAPNFDAFISRSRRQRRPHGLDAEVVEAFPTMKYAEARALQVGKGGALECAVCLSEFEDEERLRLLPKCSHAFHPECIGEWLASHVTCPVCRCNLDPNKDTSSDEDASFPSIPVASSISSETAVERMGDGPLPVAGVIDVVTEEEEEERRQEALELQQIGTQRRAMRSRSGRRPAPTQLARSHSTGHSLAVRLDRDMERFTLRLPEHVRREIVAAGEHSSQLRRGRRAGEGSSRGGRSAPLGRAGRWQSLLARTFSGKLSFFSASRMTVSSDRGEVSSTSSTRLRGKRVAAVDAADVPTKASVRLDRIGGSVSGAKAGAASGEAAAKAAEADKEKAVTQQLPT
- the LOC120653818 gene encoding pentatricopeptide repeat-containing protein At1g73400, mitochondrial-like, whose protein sequence is MNLPSRVRHLRRLLAAAPLPTLGATHSSNPSSFRPPHPTRILPLRFRPPILPTRRLFSEHAILPTHLQDERFAALSDRIYDAVIKTEAESSEGTEAALDALGAELTTPLVADVLHRLRYEEKLAFRFFAWASHQDGYSHEPATYNDIIDILSGTRYKSRQFGVLCDVLDHMKRHGTRSVPVEELLAILRAYTEKHLTHMRKLAKKRRVRMRTPPETDALNALLDAFCKCGMVKEAEAVFGRVKRRLLGNAETYSILFFGWCRARDPKKAMKVLEEMIQMKYTPESFTYIAAIDSFCSAGLVSEARELFEFMRTEGSTISSPTAKAYSIMIVALAKADRMEECFELISDMRSSGCMPDVLTYKDLIEGMCLVHKLDAAYRVLEEMGKAGFPPDIVTYNCFLKVLCSLRKADDALELCETMIEAHCEPSVHSYNMLMVMFFEMGEAHRALDIWHEMDRRGCRRAIDTYEIMIDGLFDCGRTEDASALLDEVIKRDMKLSYKKFDAIMLRLSAVGNLGAIHRLSEHMRRFYNVAMSRRFAITQKKKSIGLRRK